One window of Candidatus Methylomirabilota bacterium genomic DNA carries:
- a CDS encoding ABC transporter substrate-binding protein, which yields MTHRPWLTLAVVLVLLTALFAAPATAQTKFVFANESPYDTLDPHAAFDVGRVAVRLNLYDGLYRWEDNPPKLEPWLAESHTVSPDGLTYTFKLRQGAKFHDGTEITAEDVRYSAERILAMKKGAAALIGGMLAPGATKALDKYTVQFTLAKPAAIFLAVVPEIHVVNSALLKKHEKDGDWGAAWLTNNEAGSGSYQLTRYDPAIGFQA from the coding sequence ATGACCCACCGCCCCTGGCTAACTCTCGCCGTCGTTCTGGTGTTGCTGACGGCGCTCTTCGCCGCGCCGGCCACCGCGCAGACCAAGTTCGTCTTCGCGAACGAGAGCCCCTACGACACGCTCGACCCGCACGCCGCGTTCGACGTCGGCCGGGTGGCGGTGCGCCTGAACCTCTACGACGGGCTCTATCGGTGGGAGGACAACCCGCCGAAGCTCGAGCCGTGGCTGGCCGAGAGCCATACCGTCTCGCCGGACGGGCTCACCTACACCTTCAAGCTGCGCCAGGGCGCCAAGTTCCACGACGGCACCGAGATCACCGCCGAGGACGTGCGCTACAGCGCCGAGCGCATCCTGGCCATGAAGAAGGGCGCGGCCGCCCTGATCGGCGGCATGCTGGCCCCGGGCGCCACCAAGGCGCTGGACAAGTACACCGTCCAGTTCACGCTCGCCAAGCCCGCGGCCATCTTCCTGGCGGTGGTGCCCGAGATTCACGTGGTCAACTCCGCCCTGCTCAAGAAGCACGAGAAGGACGGCGACTGGGGCGCGGCGTGGCTCACCAACAACGAGGCCGGATCCGGCTCGTACCAGCTGACGCGTTACGACCCGGCGATCGGGTTCCAGGCCAA
- a CDS encoding YgiT-type zinc finger protein, with protein MRCEVCGAGLSPITTDLPFKVREPGIVILKALPVLQCANCPQYLLEDAVLARVDQILRQVGGGTELEVIRYAA; from the coding sequence ATGAGATGCGAGGTGTGCGGGGCTGGGCTGTCCCCGATTACGACAGATCTGCCCTTCAAGGTTCGGGAGCCGGGCATCGTCATTCTCAAGGCGCTGCCTGTCCTGCAATGCGCGAATTGTCCACAGTATCTTCTCGAGGACGCAGTGCTCGCTCGCGTCGACCAGATCCTACGCCAGGTGGGCGGAGGAACGGAGCTCGAGGTCATCCGCTACGCCGCCTAA
- a CDS encoding DUF4258 domain-containing protein, which translates to MNMRLAGRFIPRELVLAAVASYELVEAYPDDKYLPSYLILARHGTDAFHVLFATDVEGDNVRVVTSYRPNPGDWQADLRTRRWHQ; encoded by the coding sequence GTGAACATGCGGCTTGCCGGCCGATTCATTCCCCGCGAGCTCGTTTTGGCGGCCGTGGCCTCCTACGAGTTGGTCGAGGCGTACCCGGACGACAAGTACCTCCCGAGCTACCTGATTCTCGCGCGGCACGGAACGGACGCATTCCATGTGCTGTTCGCAACCGACGTCGAGGGTGATAATGTCCGCGTCGTCACGTCATACCGGCCGAACCCAGGAGACTGGCAGGCCGATCTCAGGACGAGGAGGTGGCACCAATGA
- a CDS encoding hydantoinase B/oxoprolinase family protein has product MKRPHRSPRRRPAPVLDPVTREIIRGALRAAQMHMEAVIERTAMSPFIREKNDYFAGILDAQGRVVCGTMVPLFGNLTEIIFNQYPPETMRPGDLYWYNDCHGSRGGVSHSPDMVFAAPVFHRGKLVAFSQTWGHFWDIGGMRAGSISPDATEIFHEGIIVPAVRIYREGVLNDEAFRIFLRNSRFPDILRGDIRAVLAGCRLGERRVLELFDRFGAETVLAAWALFEQQCRDTIRKTLESRIPDGTYETEDAVDGDGMSDRSFHVRMSLAKEGGRITLDTRASDDQARGPINFIMHPSVPKLIVGIYLLSGHPTVLLNDGAQEAIDEVLVRPGSILQPHWPAPLGNRAHTLARVQSSVLALLALATGGDVPAPNSVYNIYFLRGFDRARNEFFLCSDGVAVGYGARPFADGLDAIYYVAQKNYPAEFMEMVFPLRLRRYALHQDSGGPGRFRGGSGVIREIELTAEEAVVAIRQDNILFPPAGVNGGHAGRPGRCVVNPGRPDERVLAPMSDGNVLRRGDVLRLSTSGGGGWGHPFDRALDRVRRDVLGGVVSVGAAREDYGVVIDERGEIDAAATAALRARPRGAVRMFHRGRYFGPPVEHGDC; this is encoded by the coding sequence ATGAAACGCCCGCATCGCAGCCCGCGCCGCCGCCCCGCCCCCGTCCTCGACCCCGTGACCCGCGAGATCATCCGCGGCGCCCTGCGCGCGGCGCAGATGCACATGGAAGCGGTGATCGAGCGCACCGCGATGTCGCCGTTCATCCGCGAGAAGAACGACTACTTCGCGGGCATCCTCGACGCGCAGGGCCGCGTGGTGTGCGGGACGATGGTGCCGCTGTTCGGCAACCTCACCGAGATCATCTTCAACCAGTACCCGCCGGAGACGATGCGGCCCGGCGACCTCTACTGGTACAACGACTGCCACGGCTCGCGCGGCGGCGTCTCGCACTCGCCGGACATGGTCTTCGCGGCGCCGGTGTTCCACCGGGGCAAGCTCGTTGCCTTCTCGCAGACGTGGGGCCATTTCTGGGACATCGGCGGCATGCGGGCGGGCAGCATCTCCCCGGACGCCACGGAGATCTTCCACGAGGGCATCATCGTCCCCGCCGTGCGCATCTACCGTGAGGGCGTGCTGAACGACGAGGCCTTCCGCATCTTCCTCCGCAACTCGCGCTTCCCCGACATCCTGCGGGGCGACATCCGCGCGGTTCTCGCGGGCTGCCGGCTCGGCGAGCGCCGCGTCCTCGAGCTGTTCGACCGCTTCGGGGCCGAGACGGTGCTGGCCGCGTGGGCGCTGTTCGAGCAGCAGTGCCGCGACACGATCCGCAAGACGCTGGAGTCGCGGATCCCCGACGGCACCTACGAGACCGAGGACGCGGTGGACGGCGACGGCATGAGCGACCGCTCGTTCCACGTGCGGATGAGCCTCGCCAAGGAGGGCGGCCGCATCACGCTGGACACGCGCGCCAGCGACGACCAGGCCCGCGGCCCGATCAACTTCATCATGCATCCCAGCGTGCCGAAGCTGATCGTGGGCATCTACCTGCTCTCGGGGCATCCCACCGTGCTGCTCAACGACGGCGCACAGGAGGCCATCGACGAGGTGCTGGTGCGGCCCGGCAGCATCCTGCAGCCGCACTGGCCCGCCCCGCTCGGCAACCGCGCGCACACGCTGGCCCGCGTGCAGTCGAGCGTGCTCGCGCTGCTGGCGCTGGCCACCGGCGGCGACGTGCCGGCGCCGAACTCGGTCTACAACATCTACTTCCTCCGCGGCTTCGACCGGGCCCGCAACGAGTTCTTCCTCTGCAGCGACGGCGTCGCGGTCGGCTACGGCGCGCGGCCGTTCGCGGACGGCCTCGACGCCATCTACTACGTGGCCCAGAAGAACTACCCGGCGGAGTTCATGGAGATGGTCTTCCCCCTGCGCCTGCGCCGCTACGCGCTGCACCAGGACTCGGGCGGACCGGGGCGCTTCCGCGGCGGCTCCGGCGTGATCCGCGAGATCGAGCTGACCGCCGAGGAGGCGGTCGTCGCCATCCGCCAGGACAACATCCTGTTCCCGCCCGCCGGCGTCAACGGTGGCCATGCCGGCCGTCCCGGGCGCTGCGTGGTGAATCCCGGCCGGCCGGACGAGCGCGTGCTCGCGCCCATGTCCGACGGCAACGTGCTGCGCCGGGGCGACGTGCTGCGCCTCTCCACCAGCGGGGGCGGCGGCTGGGGCCATCCCTTCGACCGCGCGCTGGACCGCGTGCGCCGCGACGTGCTGGGCGGCGTGGTCTCGGTCGGCGCCGCGCGGGAGGACTACGGCGTGGTCATCGACGAGCGCGGAGAGATCGACGCGGCGGCCACCGCGGCGCTGCGGGCTCGGCCGCGCGGGGCGGTGCGCATGTTCCACCGCGGGAGGTACTTCGGCCCGCCGGTGGAGCACGGAGATTGTTGA
- a CDS encoding hydantoinase/oxoprolinase family protein: protein MTPRPVTPRRSPHTKGYAIALDVGGTFTDVALVHEASGRLWITKTPTTPQDPSAGFIVGIDKALRLASTEAAALRHVLHGTTTATNAILEGKGAAIGLLTTAGFRDVLEIGRHDIPRRANMFAWVKPRRPVAPELIFEVGGRIAVDGAELEPLDEAAVRAAARRLREAGVDSIAICFLHSYADPGHERRARARLLEEHPGAAVSLSSEVLPVFREFERSMGTVLNAYVQPLVGRYVARLAGELRSRGIDAPLSIMKSNGGVIGADVVRTQAIHTALSGPAAGVIGARRIGEAAGFADLISVDVGGTSADVCLIRGGEAEVTTEGRVGAWPLHVPMIDIHTIGAGGGSIARVTEDGTLTVGPESAGAQPGPVCYGAGGEEPTVTDAHLVLGRIPAHLLGGEIALDVERARRAIEERVARPLGLPLAAAAQGILDIVNNNMVGALRLVSVERGYDPRDFVLVPFGGAGPLHGADLAALLGMGTVLVPRHPGVLSTFGLLGTEVRNDYARTSLQKPPDYDLDAVAGVYAELEGQARSWLAAEGVPASARRLTRLADLRYRHQGFELTVPWPERGLAVDALLARFHDRHRQLYTYALPDAPVEIVTLRVAAAGRVRRFTLPPLPRRRAAPQRPPRRRVHFAGAGWTPCPCIERERLNAGAVVTGPAIVEQPDTTTVVPPGYRARVDRIGNLIIQPTHSPGGPSPSPLRGEGRVRGRSR, encoded by the coding sequence GTGACACCCCGGCCGGTCACGCCCCGTCGCTCGCCGCATACGAAGGGCTACGCGATCGCCCTCGACGTCGGCGGCACCTTCACCGACGTCGCGCTCGTGCACGAGGCGAGCGGGCGCCTCTGGATCACCAAGACGCCGACGACGCCGCAGGACCCGTCGGCCGGATTCATCGTCGGCATCGACAAGGCGCTGCGACTGGCCTCGACCGAGGCCGCCGCGTTACGGCACGTCCTGCACGGGACCACCACCGCCACCAACGCGATCCTCGAGGGCAAGGGCGCGGCCATCGGGCTGCTCACCACCGCGGGCTTCCGCGACGTGCTCGAGATCGGCCGCCACGACATCCCGCGGCGGGCCAACATGTTCGCGTGGGTGAAGCCGCGACGGCCGGTCGCTCCCGAGCTGATCTTCGAGGTCGGCGGGCGGATCGCGGTGGACGGCGCGGAGCTGGAGCCCCTCGACGAGGCCGCGGTGCGCGCGGCGGCCCGTCGCCTGCGGGAGGCCGGCGTGGATTCGATCGCGATCTGCTTCCTGCACAGCTACGCCGATCCCGGGCACGAGCGGCGGGCCCGCGCGCGGCTGCTCGAGGAGCACCCCGGCGCGGCGGTATCGCTCTCCTCGGAGGTGCTGCCGGTGTTCCGCGAGTTCGAGCGGTCGATGGGCACCGTGCTGAACGCCTACGTGCAGCCGCTGGTCGGGCGCTACGTCGCGCGGCTGGCCGGCGAGCTGCGCTCGCGCGGGATCGACGCGCCGCTGTCGATCATGAAGTCCAACGGCGGCGTCATCGGCGCCGACGTGGTCCGCACGCAGGCCATCCACACCGCGCTCTCCGGACCGGCCGCCGGCGTGATCGGCGCGCGGCGCATCGGGGAGGCGGCCGGCTTCGCCGACCTGATCTCGGTCGACGTCGGGGGCACCAGCGCCGACGTGTGCCTCATCCGCGGAGGCGAGGCGGAGGTCACCACGGAGGGCCGCGTCGGGGCCTGGCCCCTGCACGTGCCGATGATCGACATCCACACCATCGGGGCCGGCGGCGGCTCGATCGCGCGCGTCACCGAGGACGGCACGCTCACCGTCGGGCCCGAGAGCGCGGGCGCGCAGCCGGGGCCCGTGTGCTACGGCGCGGGCGGCGAGGAGCCCACCGTCACCGACGCGCACCTGGTGCTCGGGCGCATTCCCGCGCACCTGCTCGGCGGCGAGATCGCGCTCGACGTCGAGCGCGCGCGCCGCGCCATCGAGGAGCGCGTGGCCCGGCCGCTGGGCCTGCCTCTTGCCGCGGCCGCGCAGGGCATCCTCGACATCGTCAACAACAACATGGTGGGTGCGCTCCGGCTGGTCTCGGTCGAGCGCGGGTACGACCCGCGCGACTTCGTGCTCGTGCCGTTCGGCGGCGCGGGCCCGCTGCACGGCGCCGATCTGGCCGCCCTCCTCGGCATGGGCACCGTGCTCGTGCCGCGCCACCCCGGGGTGCTGTCGACGTTCGGCCTGCTCGGCACCGAGGTGCGCAACGACTACGCGCGGACGAGCCTGCAGAAGCCGCCCGACTACGACCTGGACGCGGTCGCCGGCGTATACGCCGAGCTCGAGGGTCAGGCCCGGTCGTGGCTGGCCGCGGAGGGCGTGCCCGCGTCTGCGCGCCGGCTCACACGCCTGGCCGACCTGCGCTATCGCCACCAGGGCTTCGAGCTCACGGTGCCGTGGCCCGAGCGCGGGCTCGCGGTGGACGCGCTGCTCGCGCGATTCCACGACCGGCACCGGCAGCTCTACACCTATGCATTGCCGGACGCGCCGGTCGAGATCGTCACGCTGCGGGTGGCCGCGGCCGGGCGCGTGCGCCGCTTCACGCTGCCGCCCCTGCCCCGCCGCCGTGCGGCCCCCCAGCGCCCGCCGCGGCGCCGCGTCCACTTCGCCGGCGCGGGATGGACGCCGTGCCCCTGCATCGAGCGCGAGCGGCTGAACGCGGGCGCGGTGGTCACGGGCCCGGCCATCGTCGAGCAGCCCGACACCACGACGGTGGTGCCGCCGGGGTACCGGGCGCGGGTCGACCGTATCGGCAACCTGATCATTCAGCCCACGCACTCTCCGGGCGGCCCCTCTCCCTCTCCCCTCCGGGGCGAGGGCAGGGTGAGGGGTAGGTCGCGATGA